One segment of Ignavibacteria bacterium DNA contains the following:
- the raiA gene encoding ribosome-associated translation inhibitor RaiA → MKIQITARHFKAKESTQDYIKTKVEELNKYNENIIYADVILSYDKPPADIKYCEIILKLKEKTLTTKESSGDFDRAIDAAIEKIGAQLYKVKDKKKRDKKAKKI, encoded by the coding sequence ATGAAAATTCAAATCACAGCCAGACATTTCAAAGCTAAGGAATCAACACAAGATTACATTAAAACTAAGGTTGAAGAATTAAACAAATACAACGAAAATATTATTTACGCAGATGTGATTTTATCATATGATAAACCACCTGCAGACATAAAATACTGTGAAATCATTTTAAAGTTGAAGGAAAAAACATTAACAACGAAAGAATCATCGGGAGACTTTGATCGAGCAATAGATGCAGCCATTGAGAAAATCGGAGCACAATTATATAAAGTAAAAGATAAAAAGAAAAGAGACAAAAAAGCTAAAAAAATATAA
- a CDS encoding DUF2085 domain-containing protein, with product MADISLFGYSFFSSTCHQIEERSFFLFGYPLPVCSRCSSVYFAFLLSVVFYPFLKGIENKKLPSIWILLIVSLFVFLDAILDISEIIKNTFISRSVTGALIGFLLPFYLIPGTINFANEIYIKFFDS from the coding sequence TTGGCTGATATTTCTTTGTTTGGTTATTCATTCTTTTCATCAACTTGTCATCAGATTGAAGAAAGATCTTTCTTTCTTTTTGGATATCCTCTCCCGGTGTGCTCAAGATGTTCTTCTGTTTATTTTGCATTTTTGCTTTCTGTTGTATTCTATCCTTTTCTTAAGGGGATTGAAAATAAAAAACTCCCCTCAATCTGGATTTTATTGATTGTTTCTTTGTTTGTATTCCTGGATGCTATTTTAGATATTTCAGAAATAATTAAAAATACTTTTATTTCAAGATCCGTGACTGGTGCTTTAATAGGTTTTTTACTTCCGTTTTATCTGATTCCGGGCACGATAAATTTTGCTAACGAAATATACATAAAATTTTTTGACTCATAA
- a CDS encoding CehA/McbA family metallohydrolase, whose amino-acid sequence MQEYSGVLHIHSTYSDGTGSPDHIAQAANETGLDFLILTDHNTIQAKTDGYEKFYNNTLFIVGYELNDVYNKNHYLVFGLDELVGTYKVIENNELGCKLSASEYVSEIRNKGGVGFIAHPFEKRSSFPEHPPYPWTEWNTEDFDGIEIWNHMSEWVEGLNEVNRINRFIHPLRSVIEPCKMAVKKWDELNLKRNTPAVGSVDAHAHKMNLMGFYNVEVFPYKVLFKSIRTHVLIDQKIVFGDNNNFNTYKNSIIGALKKGRSFIANYYNGDAKGFRFFAEFDGVNYQMGDDIILNNGKKSVVLNFLLPGEAIVKVMRNGECIHESKGFGGIWDVNNEGCYRIECWKEGRAWIFSNHIRILKN is encoded by the coding sequence ATGCAAGAATATTCTGGAGTACTACATATTCATTCAACATATTCGGACGGTACGGGTTCACCCGATCATATTGCTCAGGCTGCTAACGAAACAGGACTGGATTTCCTTATTCTTACCGACCATAATACTATTCAGGCAAAAACCGATGGCTATGAAAAGTTTTACAACAATACTTTGTTTATAGTTGGTTATGAATTAAATGATGTATATAATAAAAATCACTATCTTGTTTTTGGTCTTGATGAACTTGTTGGAACTTATAAAGTGATTGAGAATAATGAACTTGGTTGTAAATTAAGTGCTTCTGAATATGTTAGCGAAATCCGGAATAAAGGTGGAGTGGGTTTTATTGCTCATCCTTTTGAAAAAAGGAGCAGCTTTCCCGAACATCCCCCATATCCATGGACAGAATGGAATACTGAGGATTTTGACGGTATCGAGATTTGGAATCACATGAGTGAGTGGGTTGAAGGTTTGAATGAAGTTAACAGAATTAATCGTTTTATTCATCCTTTAAGGTCTGTTATTGAGCCGTGTAAAATGGCCGTAAAAAAATGGGATGAACTGAATCTTAAAAGGAATACTCCAGCTGTCGGAAGTGTTGATGCTCATGCTCATAAAATGAACCTTATGGGATTTTATAACGTTGAGGTCTTTCCATATAAGGTTTTGTTTAAATCCATTCGTACTCATGTATTGATTGACCAAAAAATTGTTTTTGGAGATAATAACAATTTTAATACATATAAGAACAGCATAATTGGTGCTCTTAAAAAGGGACGCTCATTCATCGCAAATTATTATAACGGCGATGCAAAGGGTTTTAGGTTCTTTGCTGAATTCGATGGCGTTAATTATCAGATGGGAGACGATATTATATTAAATAACGGTAAAAAAAGTGTTGTTCTGAACTTCCTGCTTCCAGGAGAAGCTATTGTTAAAGTTATGCGAAACGGTGAATGTATTCATGAGTCAAAAGGATTTGGAGGTATTTGGGATGTTAATAATGAAGGTTGTTATCGGATTGAATGCTGGAAAGAGGGAAGAGCATGGATATTTTCTAATCATATAAGAATTTTAAAAAACTGA